One window of Bactrocera tryoni isolate S06 chromosome 2, CSIRO_BtryS06_freeze2, whole genome shotgun sequence genomic DNA carries:
- the LOC120767224 gene encoding acyl-CoA-binding domain-containing protein 5, with protein sequence MASIEERFQAAVNVIKGLPKNGPYQPSTAMMLKFYGYYKQATEGPCHQKRPGFWDVVGKAKWDAWNDNRHLEKHQAMERYVNNLREIIETMSFTENVQNFVGSISGLDNINLEELDKVAPGMRELAESHPNSPFNSRTNSPQHGVSLNGSSGEEDELPTNSPINGSVSLHNHLTDNNLTNGTAELDGINAPQTNSIVSAIPEIPVTHSTYAMSNGTVDQSDDEYGDPVNMNIDITEAMQHNSEMLKQIQATVLRMNADLVAVNQRMNSLEKLLNDMRTTAAQKATNQNRARGYPKWWPFADISPLWFTLLVLWPFVIRRLSRAVTAPRRK encoded by the exons ATGGCTTCTATAGAGGAGCGTTTTCAAGCCGCCGTCAATGTGATCAAAGGGTTGCCTAAAAATGGCCCATATCAACCTAGCACCGCCATGATGCTCAAATTTTACGGTTACTATAAGCAAGCAACAGAAGGTCCGTGTCATCAAAAGCGTCCTGGTTTTTGGGATGTTGTTGGCAAAGCGAAATGGGATGCCTGGAATGATAATCGACACTTAGAGAAACATCAAGCAATGGAACGTTACGTCAATAATTTGCGTGAAATAATTGAAACGATGTCATTTACCGAAAACGTACAAAACTTTGTTGGTAGTATTAGTGGCTTGGACAATATAAATTTAGAGGAACTGGATAAGGTTGCACCGGGTATGCGGGAACTTGCAGAATCGCACCCGAATTCTCCATTCAATTCGAGAACGAATAGTCCACAACATGGTGTGAGTTTGAATGGTAGCAGTGGTGAAGAAGATGAG CTTCCCACTAACTCTCCGATAAACGGTTCCGTCTCACTCCATAATCATCTCACTgataataatttaacaaatgGCACAGCTGAACTCGATGGCATTAACGCCCCACAAACAAATTCTATAGTATCTGCAATACCAGAAATACCTGTGACACACTCCACCTATGCTATGTCTAACGGCACTGTGGATCAGTCTGATGATGAATATGGTGATCCGGTGAATATGAATATAGATATTACTGAAGCAATGCAGCATAATTCTGAAATGCTTAAGCAAATTCAAGCCACAGTGCTGCGCATGAATGCAGATTTAGTAGCAGTAAATCAACGCATGAATAGCTTGGAAAAGTTGTTGAATGATATGCGTACAACTGCAGCGCAGAAAGCTACAAACCAAAACAGAGCCCGTGGATACCCGAAATGGTGGCCGTTTGCTGATATTTCACCGCTTTGGTTTACGTTACTAGTGTTATGGCCTTTCGTGATTAGAAGGTTATCACGAGCAGTGACCGCACCACGCCGGAAGTAA
- the LOC120769527 gene encoding cyclin-dependent kinases regulatory subunit, with the protein MSKDIYYSDKYYDEKFEYRHVVLPKELSKLVPKTHLMTENEWRSIGVQQSRGWIHYMIHKPEPHILLFRRPIQQ; encoded by the exons ATGAGTAAGGACATTTACTATTCAGATAAATACTACGatgaaaaattcgaatatag GCATGTTGTGCTACCAAAGGAACTTTCGAAATTGGTGCCTAAAACGCATTTGATGACGGAGAACGAATGGCGGTCTATTGGTGTGCAACAATCTCGCGGTTGGATACATTACATGATACATAAACCAGAACCACATATTTTACTATTTCGCCGACCAATACAACAGTAA